The Echinicola rosea genome has a segment encoding these proteins:
- a CDS encoding TPM domain-containing protein, which yields MKFPLDNMLIKRYALFLFLFLLTAQVIIAQDDFPERPNPPKLVNDFSQTLSSSEQAALEQKLVAFNDSTSSQITVVLMGSVGQYDISDYAFQLGEKWGIGQDGKDNGLLILAAMKDRKVFIATGYGLEGAVPDALARRIVDNVIVPAFKREAYYEGLDQATTMIIKLASGEFDAEDIEKKGNSGGAIFFILIFIVIFIIIPFIKNRNDNDNHMGGRGGGVDLFTSLMLMNLLGGGNRGGGGFGNFSGGGGSFGGGGGFGGFGGGSFGGGGAGGSW from the coding sequence ATGAAATTTCCTTTGGATAATATGTTGATTAAAAGATACGCACTCTTCCTATTTTTATTTTTGTTGACCGCACAGGTGATCATCGCCCAGGACGATTTTCCTGAGCGTCCCAATCCGCCCAAGTTGGTCAATGATTTTAGCCAGACCCTTTCTTCTTCTGAGCAAGCTGCTCTAGAGCAAAAGCTGGTGGCATTTAATGACAGCACCTCGTCCCAGATTACAGTGGTCCTGATGGGCTCTGTTGGTCAATATGATATCAGCGATTATGCTTTTCAGCTGGGTGAAAAGTGGGGAATTGGTCAAGATGGCAAGGACAATGGACTGTTGATCTTGGCAGCCATGAAAGACCGGAAGGTGTTTATTGCTACTGGCTATGGGCTCGAAGGAGCCGTTCCGGATGCGCTGGCTAGGAGAATTGTGGACAATGTAATCGTACCGGCTTTTAAGCGGGAAGCGTATTACGAAGGCTTGGATCAGGCCACTACCATGATCATCAAATTGGCCAGTGGGGAATTTGATGCTGAAGACATCGAAAAGAAAGGCAATAGCGGTGGTGCGATATTTTTTATTTTGATCTTCATCGTCATCTTTATCATCATACCTTTCATCAAAAATCGAAATGACAATGACAACCACATGGGTGGCCGAGGCGGTGGAGTAGATCTTTTTACCTCTTTGATGCTGATGAACCTGCTGGGCGGAGGCAATCGCGGTGGCGGTGGCTTCGGTAACTTCTCTGGTGGAGGAGGAAGCTTCGGTGGAGGAGGCGGCTTTGGCGGCTTCGGCGGTGGTAGCTTTGGTGGCGGCGGTGCCGGTGGAAGTTGGTAA
- a CDS encoding PAS domain-containing sensor histidine kinase — protein sequence MDSSREIGASMLTYRRFSFGEYDGLYLDGYLRNLVELPDEENLSKLLFALSETPLEQIYQFLSVEQPLVSYLLIDQYRYVPVKITGNVIKESSYSNVNVLIAPTTQQGTVENQWIYNVNNGSFYSHFQNHPAYSPQDRDIATSLGTWFPNVDKASIADFIRGSENGFLSVENEHTSIVEKKSLPNENYYLLVEKRHLLHAEVPHFSLLQTERFDKNVPKSLFYHYRSEKNQLILTGDVKDMLGYSESVPIVLDYETWLDMVHEEDRGILGFLLDETSNAPKSKELWYRIRHQNEKYIQVKDICRKFSDSDSGEEGYFGWIKWGVTWEYQVGDKIKTNRTLRELADFMPAFFYLYQKQDNLIRPLFTSDNVQDVLGVDEEYFMGNFNNILQQIHSKPERESTEQQKLGSDIFQILLPNHNLQWIFKRDFPLSLGVQDMYIGHMVNLTWLREIKSAGQHQDEERKTYFDYNPLVIFQFNTEGTIINANKTLFLKTNIRDKSSFVGKSIHDIYKDSPIYNTLIQGIEQGFAQYEGPFISYLSNRKYYVGLTVRKLEIGEVYQAAFEDISEKDFIQRVLNSVAAISAHYNDIEFFQQLVQLLSKKLNFSSCMVGEYIQHSDTIQSIAVAKDGELIPNISYSLENTPCEHAIKDLNKNVIIVPDHVSELFPKDDFLKEEKLVSYCSIGIKDKAGRKVGILVLADTRPIHNKNVLVNIVSILSDRAGAELQRMRYEKELIASQQLYRSIAENFPKGTIDVLDQKLKYIYTEGSEYQYLGINAKDLIGVSHLEKYDELTAKFIEEKLQQVFEGNTVTYEINYNGEDYKKIGVPLRNEHHEVTRVLLVTQNISAYKIAEVEREKLIRDLSSHNEELQHFAYIVSHNLRAPIVNITSLLDLINGEDLSAEENKELFDSLKVSTAILNTTLMDLIEVVSIKKKKIIRVNHINFDNILNNIEKSLHRQLKDAKAKIHRDFQEPAINYVYSHLENFLLNFMTNAIKYRHPERVPEIWISTSKEGDRHKITFSDNGIGIDLNKYGDRIFGLYQRFHTHVEGKGLGLYLIKEQIRSLDGEINVESTENEGTTFTVMLNNLPLPQEPNLESN from the coding sequence ATGGACAGTAGTAGAGAAATAGGGGCTTCAATGCTTACCTATCGAAGGTTTAGCTTTGGAGAGTATGACGGCCTGTATTTGGATGGGTATTTGAGGAATTTGGTAGAATTGCCAGACGAAGAAAACCTGTCTAAGCTACTTTTTGCTTTGTCTGAGACGCCGCTTGAACAAATTTATCAGTTTTTATCTGTTGAGCAACCACTGGTATCTTACCTGCTAATTGATCAGTACCGGTATGTACCTGTAAAGATCACGGGAAATGTAATCAAAGAATCCTCCTATTCTAATGTCAATGTACTGATTGCACCAACGACCCAGCAGGGCACTGTCGAAAACCAGTGGATCTATAATGTCAACAATGGTAGCTTTTACAGTCATTTTCAAAATCATCCAGCCTATAGCCCACAGGACAGGGACATCGCTACCTCACTTGGCACTTGGTTTCCGAATGTAGATAAGGCATCCATTGCCGATTTTATCCGAGGATCAGAAAATGGGTTCCTGAGTGTTGAGAATGAACATACATCGATCGTGGAGAAAAAGAGCCTGCCTAATGAAAATTACTACCTATTGGTAGAAAAGAGGCACCTCCTCCATGCTGAAGTTCCCCATTTTTCCTTATTGCAAACCGAGCGATTTGATAAAAATGTGCCTAAGTCCCTCTTTTACCACTATCGGTCCGAAAAAAACCAATTGATCCTCACGGGAGATGTGAAAGATATGCTTGGCTACAGTGAAAGTGTACCAATAGTCTTGGATTATGAAACCTGGTTGGACATGGTACATGAGGAAGATCGTGGAATACTGGGTTTTTTATTGGATGAAACTTCCAATGCACCAAAATCCAAGGAACTGTGGTACCGTATCCGTCATCAAAACGAAAAATACATCCAGGTAAAGGATATTTGCAGGAAGTTTTCAGATAGTGATAGCGGTGAAGAGGGCTACTTTGGCTGGATAAAATGGGGTGTTACATGGGAGTATCAGGTAGGAGATAAAATAAAGACAAATCGTACCCTCAGGGAGTTAGCGGATTTTATGCCGGCCTTTTTCTATCTGTACCAAAAACAGGATAACCTGATCAGGCCACTTTTTACATCAGATAATGTACAGGATGTGTTGGGAGTGGATGAAGAGTATTTTATGGGGAATTTTAACAATATTCTTCAACAAATCCATTCCAAACCCGAAAGGGAAAGTACGGAACAGCAAAAATTGGGCAGCGATATTTTCCAAATATTACTGCCAAACCATAACTTACAATGGATATTTAAGAGAGATTTTCCTTTGAGCTTAGGTGTTCAGGATATGTACATCGGGCACATGGTGAACTTGACCTGGCTTAGGGAAATAAAATCAGCGGGACAACATCAGGATGAGGAAAGAAAGACCTATTTTGACTATAATCCCTTGGTTATTTTTCAATTCAATACCGAAGGCACGATCATAAATGCAAACAAGACGCTTTTTCTGAAGACCAATATCCGGGATAAAAGCAGTTTTGTAGGGAAAAGCATTCATGATATCTATAAAGATTCACCTATTTATAACACCTTAATTCAAGGAATCGAACAAGGTTTTGCCCAATATGAAGGGCCATTTATTTCCTACCTGAGCAATAGAAAGTATTATGTAGGCCTGACCGTACGCAAACTGGAAATAGGAGAGGTTTACCAAGCGGCCTTTGAGGACATTAGTGAAAAGGACTTTATACAGCGGGTACTAAATAGTGTCGCGGCCATATCAGCTCACTACAATGACATAGAATTCTTTCAGCAACTTGTCCAGCTATTATCCAAAAAGTTGAATTTTTCCTCATGCATGGTGGGAGAATATATCCAGCATTCAGACACTATCCAGAGCATAGCCGTCGCCAAAGACGGAGAGCTGATTCCGAACATAAGCTATTCACTCGAAAACACCCCATGCGAGCATGCGATAAAAGATCTCAATAAAAATGTAATCATTGTCCCGGACCATGTCAGTGAATTGTTTCCCAAAGATGATTTTCTAAAGGAAGAAAAGCTGGTCAGCTATTGCTCGATAGGGATCAAGGATAAGGCTGGCAGAAAAGTTGGGATTCTGGTGTTGGCGGATACCCGGCCGATCCACAACAAAAATGTGCTTGTCAACATCGTATCGATTCTCAGCGACAGAGCAGGGGCTGAACTCCAGCGCATGCGCTACGAAAAGGAACTGATCGCTTCCCAGCAGCTTTATAGAAGTATCGCCGAAAACTTCCCCAAAGGCACCATTGATGTGTTGGATCAAAAACTTAAATACATCTATACCGAGGGAAGCGAATACCAATATTTGGGCATAAACGCCAAAGATCTCATCGGTGTGTCCCATCTGGAGAAATATGATGAACTTACGGCAAAATTCATTGAGGAGAAGCTTCAGCAGGTGTTTGAAGGAAATACGGTCACTTATGAGATCAACTACAATGGTGAAGATTATAAAAAAATCGGTGTGCCGTTAAGAAATGAACACCATGAAGTGACCAGGGTGCTGCTCGTAACCCAGAATATCTCTGCTTATAAAATAGCGGAAGTAGAACGCGAAAAACTCATCCGTGACCTTTCCAGCCACAATGAGGAGTTGCAGCACTTTGCTTATATCGTGTCGCATAATTTACGAGCACCTATTGTCAATATCACCTCTCTTTTGGACCTGATCAATGGAGAGGACCTTTCAGCGGAAGAGAACAAAGAGCTATTTGATAGCCTAAAGGTCTCTACAGCTATTCTGAATACCACCCTGATGGACCTGATCGAAGTAGTCTCCATTAAAAAGAAGAAGATCATCAGGGTAAATCATATCAACTTCGATAACATTCTGAACAACATCGAGAAGAGCCTACACCGTCAGCTGAAGGATGCCAAAGCGAAAATCCACAGGGATTTTCAGGAGCCTGCTATTAATTACGTTTACAGTCACTTGGAAAATTTCCTGCTCAATTTTATGACCAATGCCATCAAGTACAGGCATCCAGAGCGAGTTCCGGAAATCTGGATAAGCACCAGTAAGGAAGGGGACAGGCATAAAATCACCTTCTCTGACAATGGGATCGGGATCGACCTGAACAAGTACGGCGACCGGATTTTTGGACTATACCAACGGTTTCATACGCATGTCGAAGGAAAAGGGCTCGGCCTTTACCTTATCAAAGAGCAAATACGGTCCTTGGATGGGGAGATTAACGTGGAAAGCACAGAAAATGAAGGTACCACATTCACGGTGATGCTCAATAACCTCCCATTGCCACAGGAACCAAATCTGGAATCCAATTAA
- a CDS encoding chloride channel protein, whose amino-acid sequence MAKDIITRFLIWRLKHISTKNFMLILSGVIGILTGLASVMLKVSVHSIQHWLIEGFQIEYANFFFILYPLIGIFLTYVVGKYIVNDYGGHGIPEILYNISKKKSLIPRVKMYSRVFTSCLTVGLGGSVGLEAPIVVTGSAIGSNSGLLMHLNAKKRNILIGCGAAGGISAIFGSPIGGVIFAIEVILMEVNTGAFIPLLIASVLGSLTTMVLIGNDPIFSFNLSGEFIAAHTPYYLVLGVLTGLVSVYFIKAVLRTENLLEKQSNPWLKILIGGAVLGLIIFFFPPIYGEGYNTLNSLILGDPAVLLNRSPFFSEINNTYFILFYLLMIIFAKPIAAALTIGSGGSGGIFAPSLYVGGITGFLFAFANNFFGIYIPIPVAHFTLVAMCGVMSGVQHAPLSAIFLIAEVTGGYELFVPLMLVSAISLATTNYFDKNSLYKNQLLEQGKHIPETKDEEVLGLIDIRRIMEKDLLPIHPDAVLKDLCGLVKLSNRNIFPVVDEKGNLNGIITLDDIRDIMFDREKQNEVQISKLMHSPPDTIQPSESMREVMDKFERSGAWNLPVVDNGIYLGFISKSRIFNAYRTRLIRQQRE is encoded by the coding sequence TTGGCAAAAGATATCATAACCCGGTTTTTAATCTGGCGGCTCAAGCATATTAGCACTAAGAATTTTATGCTGATTCTTAGTGGAGTCATCGGTATTCTTACGGGATTAGCCTCTGTGATGCTTAAAGTTTCGGTGCATTCCATCCAGCATTGGTTGATTGAGGGTTTCCAGATTGAATATGCCAACTTCTTTTTTATCCTTTATCCCCTGATTGGTATTTTTCTTACATACGTGGTGGGCAAATACATTGTCAATGACTACGGCGGCCATGGTATTCCAGAGATACTTTATAATATTTCCAAAAAGAAAAGCCTGATTCCCAGGGTAAAGATGTACAGCCGTGTGTTCACTTCTTGCCTCACAGTGGGGCTGGGAGGATCGGTCGGGTTGGAGGCACCGATTGTGGTGACGGGATCAGCCATTGGCTCCAATTCCGGCTTATTGATGCACCTTAACGCCAAAAAGCGGAATATCCTGATTGGGTGTGGTGCGGCAGGAGGGATATCGGCCATCTTTGGTTCGCCCATTGGAGGGGTGATTTTTGCGATAGAAGTTATCCTGATGGAAGTAAATACGGGAGCCTTTATTCCCTTGTTGATCGCTTCTGTATTGGGGTCGCTGACCACCATGGTGCTTATCGGAAATGATCCTATTTTCTCATTTAACCTATCCGGAGAATTTATAGCGGCACATACTCCATATTACTTGGTGCTGGGGGTATTGACCGGTTTGGTATCAGTCTATTTTATCAAAGCCGTGTTGAGGACAGAAAATCTACTGGAGAAACAGTCCAATCCCTGGCTGAAGATTTTGATCGGGGGCGCAGTACTCGGACTTATTATCTTCTTTTTTCCTCCGATTTACGGCGAAGGTTATAATACGCTAAACTCGCTTATCTTGGGAGATCCGGCGGTATTGCTAAACAGGAGTCCATTCTTCTCCGAGATCAACAATACCTACTTTATATTATTCTATCTCCTGATGATCATCTTTGCGAAACCCATCGCTGCGGCATTGACGATCGGCAGTGGTGGTAGTGGAGGGATTTTCGCACCGTCTTTGTATGTAGGAGGGATTACTGGGTTCCTTTTTGCTTTTGCCAATAACTTCTTTGGGATCTATATTCCTATTCCGGTGGCCCATTTTACCTTGGTAGCCATGTGTGGAGTGATGAGTGGTGTACAGCATGCGCCACTCTCTGCGATATTCCTGATCGCAGAAGTGACTGGGGGTTATGAGCTGTTTGTGCCTCTTATGCTCGTTTCGGCCATTTCTTTGGCCACTACGAATTACTTTGATAAAAACTCCTTGTACAAGAATCAGTTATTGGAACAAGGAAAGCATATCCCTGAAACCAAAGATGAAGAAGTACTTGGCCTGATCGATATTCGTCGGATCATGGAAAAGGATTTGCTGCCGATTCACCCGGATGCGGTACTCAAGGATCTCTGTGGCTTGGTCAAGCTTTCCAATCGTAATATCTTCCCCGTTGTCGATGAAAAAGGAAATTTGAACGGTATCATTACCCTGGATGACATCCGGGATATTATGTTTGATCGGGAGAAGCAAAACGAAGTACAGATCAGCAAATTGATGCACAGCCCACCTGATACAATCCAGCCTTCTGAAAGTATGCGGGAGGTGATGGATAAATTTGAGCGCTCTGGCGCTTGGAATTTGCCCGTGGTGGATAATGGTATCTATCTAGGATTTATCAGTAAATCACGTATCTTCAATGCCTACCGGACACGGCTGATAAGACAACAGCGGGAGTAA
- a CDS encoding aspartyl protease family protein: protein MTLTRLFILFTAANFFISSPLWAQVPGFYFKEDQKRVNIPFLNYNNLIIVPLSINGGPELNFLLDTGVKSNILFSKSIGDEIGLYYTRTLNLMGADGQSVLTALVSPNNYFDVGPVEGKVQAILVLEEDFLELERVIGVPIHGIVGYEFFKYNPVKINYDTDMITFYRQDRLKWRPFGYRKIGLDFDNYKPYVKSTIDQIGGEVIHGKLLIDTGANHGLMLNRETSDEIVLPPENIETDLGRSLGGDLYGYAGRVKKYSLGNLNFRKVITSYPDETEFSSIIIESGRLGSLGSDILSRMTMIIDYPRERMLYKKSGDFHKPFEYDMSGLKIRLTSAEERRYYISSVQEDSPASRQNFKAGDEVLTINLLPVEYWDLSEINDLLRSEPGRKILLTIRRNINGIMVELEKEITLKKQI, encoded by the coding sequence ATGACCCTGACAAGACTATTTATTCTTTTTACTGCAGCCAATTTTTTTATTAGCTCACCACTATGGGCACAAGTGCCTGGCTTTTATTTTAAAGAAGACCAGAAGCGGGTCAATATTCCTTTTCTAAACTACAATAACCTAATTATCGTCCCACTTTCTATCAATGGTGGGCCAGAGCTAAATTTTTTGTTGGATACAGGAGTGAAGTCAAACATTCTGTTCAGTAAATCCATTGGTGACGAGATAGGGCTATACTATACACGTACACTAAATCTGATGGGTGCGGATGGCCAGTCCGTACTTACGGCACTGGTATCTCCAAATAATTATTTTGATGTAGGTCCCGTGGAAGGAAAGGTGCAGGCAATACTGGTATTGGAAGAAGATTTTTTGGAATTGGAGCGGGTAATTGGCGTGCCCATCCATGGCATCGTCGGATATGAATTTTTTAAGTATAATCCAGTCAAAATCAACTACGATACCGACATGATCACTTTTTACCGACAAGATCGACTAAAATGGCGTCCATTTGGCTATAGGAAAATAGGATTGGATTTTGATAATTATAAACCCTATGTAAAAAGCACCATAGATCAGATCGGTGGCGAGGTGATTCATGGTAAATTACTGATCGACACCGGAGCCAACCACGGATTGATGCTTAACCGAGAAACCTCTGATGAGATCGTTCTGCCTCCAGAAAATATCGAAACGGATCTTGGCCGTTCGTTGGGTGGGGACTTATATGGGTATGCTGGAAGGGTAAAAAAATACAGCCTGGGCAATTTGAACTTTAGAAAGGTCATTACATCCTATCCAGATGAAACGGAGTTTTCGTCCATCATTATCGAATCAGGAAGGCTTGGCAGCCTAGGATCCGATATATTGTCCAGGATGACCATGATCATAGATTATCCTAGAGAAAGGATGCTTTACAAAAAGTCAGGAGACTTTCATAAACCATTTGAATACGACATGAGTGGGTTGAAAATACGACTTACTAGCGCTGAGGAGAGACGCTATTATATCAGCAGTGTTCAAGAGGATTCTCCTGCTAGCCGCCAAAATTTCAAAGCGGGAGATGAAGTGCTAACCATAAATTTACTCCCTGTTGAATATTGGGACCTGTCGGAAATCAATGATTTATTACGTTCAGAGCCTGGGAGGAAAATATTACTTACCATTAGGAGAAATATCAACGGTATAATGGTGGAGCTGGAAAAGGAAATTACACTGAAAAAACAAATTTAA
- a CDS encoding TPM domain-containing protein: MAEKLFSKEEKQQIVAAIKAAELQTSGEIQVHLESHCKGDVLDRAADVFAMLKMHKTKLRNGVLFYLAVEDHKFAVLGDGGINAVVPKGFWDGIKEEMVKHFKEGKFAQGLVTGIQMSGKALKEHFPYDADTDENELSDEISFG; encoded by the coding sequence ATGGCCGAAAAACTATTTTCCAAGGAAGAAAAGCAACAGATTGTTGCTGCTATCAAAGCAGCTGAACTACAGACATCCGGAGAGATCCAAGTGCATCTGGAAAGTCACTGTAAAGGGGACGTACTGGACAGGGCTGCAGATGTCTTTGCGATGCTAAAAATGCACAAGACCAAACTCCGAAACGGAGTGCTCTTTTATTTGGCTGTGGAAGATCACAAATTTGCCGTCTTAGGTGATGGCGGGATCAATGCTGTCGTGCCCAAGGGATTTTGGGACGGCATAAAGGAAGAGATGGTGAAGCACTTTAAGGAGGGTAAGTTTGCCCAAGGGCTGGTCACCGGCATCCAGATGTCAGGGAAGGCCCTGAAGGAGCATTTTCCCTATGATGCTGACACCGACGAAAACGAACTCTCAGATGAAATTTCCTTTGGATAA
- the mazG gene encoding nucleoside triphosphate pyrophosphohydrolase: MSKSSSRPQQLEAFDRLLTIMDELREKCPWDRKQTIESLRHLTIEETFELSDAILDDDLEEIKKELGDILLHIVFYAKIGAEKQAFDIASVIDSLCDKLIRRHPHIYGDTEADDDEAVKQNWEKIKLKEKGNKSVLGGVPRSLPALIKAMRIQEKARGVGFDWEEKSQVWEKVEEEMQEFKEEFDAAAPDKIDKEKATGEFGDLLFSLINYARFVDINPEEALEKTNRKFIHRFQYLEKSAKKAGKSLADMTLNEMDVYWNEAKKQ, from the coding sequence ATGAGCAAATCCTCGTCCCGCCCCCAACAACTAGAAGCATTTGACAGGCTGTTGACCATCATGGATGAGCTGAGGGAAAAGTGCCCCTGGGACCGCAAGCAAACGATTGAAAGCCTGCGTCACCTGACCATTGAGGAGACTTTCGAGCTGTCAGATGCCATTCTCGATGATGATTTGGAAGAAATAAAAAAAGAACTCGGGGATATTTTGCTTCATATTGTCTTTTATGCCAAAATCGGAGCTGAAAAACAGGCCTTTGACATCGCTTCGGTAATCGATAGCCTATGCGATAAGCTGATTCGTCGTCATCCACATATCTATGGCGATACTGAGGCGGACGATGACGAGGCCGTCAAACAAAACTGGGAAAAGATCAAGCTCAAGGAAAAGGGCAACAAGAGTGTTCTTGGTGGCGTGCCGCGGTCATTGCCGGCTTTGATCAAGGCCATGCGAATTCAGGAAAAGGCGAGAGGTGTGGGCTTTGACTGGGAAGAAAAGTCTCAGGTCTGGGAAAAAGTGGAAGAAGAAATGCAGGAGTTCAAGGAAGAGTTTGATGCAGCTGCGCCCGATAAAATAGACAAGGAAAAGGCTACTGGGGAATTCGGTGATTTATTGTTTTCGCTGATCAATTACGCAAGGTTTGTGGATATCAATCCTGAAGAGGCATTGGAAAAAACCAATAGGAAGTTCATTCACCGGTTTCAATATTTGGAGAAATCAGCAAAAAAAGCGGGAAAGAGCCTGGCCGATATGACCTTGAACGAGATGGATGTTTACTGGAATGAAGCCAAGAAACAATAA
- a CDS encoding iron-containing alcohol dehydrogenase, whose product MLNFEFKNPTKIIFGQGQMEKIAAEIPSGAKVLMTYGGGSIKNNGIYEAVTTALKDFEVVEFGGIPANPEYHQLLDALKVIKEEEVSFMLAVGGGSVIDATKFLSSAALYDGEEPWDILAKKIRTEKGLPFGTVLTIPATGSESNSGAVISNHQTGEKFSMGGPGLFPQFSLLDPTVIRSLPERQLANGIMDAFSHALEQYMTYPVKAGLQDRFAESIMQTLIEVGPQVMKDPTDYDAAGDFMWCCTMALNGLIQKGVPTDWAIHAMGHELTALYGIDHARTLAIVAGSHYRYNLERKKAKLAQYAERVWGIMEGTAEEKALAAIKKTEAFIQSLGIDTHLSAYTDSYKDTAKEIADRFTSRGWTALGEHKDLSPADVEKIVEMAY is encoded by the coding sequence ATGCTGAATTTTGAATTCAAGAATCCAACGAAGATCATTTTTGGCCAAGGCCAAATGGAGAAAATAGCTGCAGAGATTCCTTCAGGAGCAAAAGTGCTCATGACTTATGGTGGAGGGAGTATCAAAAATAACGGTATTTATGAAGCCGTAACTACGGCATTGAAAGATTTTGAGGTCGTGGAGTTTGGCGGCATACCTGCTAATCCCGAATACCATCAGTTGCTGGATGCGCTGAAGGTCATCAAAGAAGAGGAGGTCTCCTTTATGTTGGCCGTAGGAGGAGGGTCTGTCATAGATGCCACAAAGTTTTTGTCTTCAGCCGCGCTGTACGATGGTGAAGAGCCTTGGGATATTTTGGCCAAAAAGATCCGTACGGAAAAAGGCTTGCCCTTCGGTACGGTATTGACCATTCCGGCCACCGGCTCGGAGTCCAATTCCGGAGCGGTGATCTCCAATCATCAAACAGGAGAAAAGTTTTCCATGGGCGGACCGGGCTTGTTCCCGCAGTTTTCGCTTCTGGATCCCACCGTGATCCGCTCGCTTCCAGAGAGACAGCTGGCCAATGGCATCATGGATGCCTTTTCCCATGCCTTGGAGCAGTACATGACCTATCCCGTAAAAGCTGGCTTGCAGGACCGTTTTGCTGAAAGCATCATGCAGACCTTGATAGAAGTGGGACCGCAAGTGATGAAGGATCCTACCGACTACGATGCAGCGGGGGACTTTATGTGGTGCTGCACCATGGCCCTCAATGGTCTTATCCAAAAAGGCGTGCCTACTGACTGGGCCATCCATGCCATGGGCCATGAGCTGACGGCACTCTACGGAATCGACCATGCGCGTACCCTGGCGATAGTTGCTGGCAGCCACTATCGCTACAATTTGGAGAGGAAAAAGGCCAAACTGGCCCAATATGCTGAACGAGTATGGGGAATTATGGAAGGCACAGCAGAGGAAAAAGCACTGGCCGCGATTAAGAAAACAGAAGCCTTTATCCAATCCTTGGGAATTGACACCCATCTATCCGCCTACACCGATAGCTACAAAGATACGGCAAAGGAAATTGCGGATAGATTTACCAGCAGAGGCTGGACAGCCTTAGGTGAGCACAAAGATCTAAGCCCAGCAGACGTGGAAAAAATCGTGGAAATGGCGTATTGA
- a CDS encoding LemA family protein, producing the protein MKKAIIPILILVVVGVFVYTKAVGTYNQFVQTEEDINGKWAEVETQYQRRADLIPNLVNTVKGYADFEKETLEGVINARAKATSINLNADELTPEKVAQFQQAQDQLSGSLSRLLVAVERYPDLKANQNFLDLQAQLEGTENRIAVARRNFNQSVQAYNSNLRTFPNNIFAGWYGFEKKGYFEAAEGAENAPTVEF; encoded by the coding sequence ATGAAAAAAGCAATTATTCCAATTTTGATTTTGGTGGTGGTAGGTGTTTTTGTCTATACCAAAGCGGTAGGTACCTATAACCAATTTGTTCAGACCGAAGAAGACATCAATGGTAAATGGGCAGAAGTGGAAACCCAATACCAGCGGAGGGCTGATCTTATCCCGAATTTGGTCAATACAGTGAAGGGCTATGCGGATTTCGAAAAGGAAACCCTCGAAGGCGTGATCAATGCCCGCGCCAAGGCAACCTCCATCAACCTTAACGCAGATGAACTTACACCCGAGAAAGTGGCCCAGTTCCAACAGGCCCAAGACCAACTTAGCGGGAGTCTTAGCAGGTTGCTGGTAGCTGTGGAAAGGTATCCTGATCTGAAGGCCAATCAAAACTTCTTGGACTTGCAAGCCCAGCTGGAAGGGACCGAGAACCGTATTGCGGTAGCGAGAAGGAACTTTAACCAGTCTGTGCAAGCGTATAATTCTAACCTGAGGACATTCCCGAATAATATCTTTGCGGGTTGGTATGGCTTTGAGAAAAAAGGCTACTTCGAAGCTGCCGAGGGAGCTGAAAATGCCCCAACCGTAGAATTTTAA
- a CDS encoding Fur family transcriptional regulator, which yields MAEKSIVDKAKKIFENFLLRQGSRKTPERFSVIDELYALPQDEHIDVEGLFLLMRNKGYSISRATIYNTLDLLVECGLAVKHQFKDKVALYEQALTYKHHDHHVCNQCRKIREFSDERINLIKEAMGEEFSSAITSHSLVLYGDCQIPNCKNLKLI from the coding sequence ATGGCAGAAAAGTCAATTGTAGATAAAGCAAAGAAAATTTTTGAGAATTTCTTGTTGAGACAGGGAAGTAGAAAGACACCTGAACGGTTTTCGGTGATCGATGAACTCTACGCCTTGCCCCAAGATGAGCATATCGATGTAGAGGGACTTTTTTTACTGATGAGAAACAAAGGTTATTCTATCAGTCGTGCCACGATCTACAATACCTTGGACCTGCTGGTGGAATGCGGCCTCGCTGTCAAGCACCAATTTAAGGACAAAGTGGCCTTATACGAACAGGCACTCACCTACAAGCACCACGACCACCATGTCTGTAACCAGTGCCGCAAAATCCGTGAATTTTCCGACGAACGGATAAACCTGATCAAGGAAGCCATGGGCGAAGAGTTTTCCTCAGCCATCACCAGCCATTCCTTGGTACTCTATGGTGACTGTCAAATCCCAAATTGTAAAAACCTGAAACTGATTTAG